Sequence from the Maribacter algicola genome:
TTAAAATACTGGAAATCAAACTATAAAAAATGAAACTCCAGACCCAAATACCTTTATCAAAAGCAAATAATCCCATTGATTATTACAGCAAGATCTTGATGTTAGGGTCCTGTTTTTCCCATAATATGGGAGATAAATTGGCGTATTTCAAGTTTCAGATTTTGCAAAATCCCTTTGGGATTCTATTTCATCCCTTGGCCATTGAAAATTTGGTCCAAAAGGCGGTCGACCAATTTGAATACACGGAAAGGGATATCTTTCAGCTTTATGGACGCTGGCATTGCTACGATGCACATTCTGAATTAAGTTCTGGAAAGAAGGAAGAACTTTTGATACGTTTGAATTCGGCCGTGTATGAGACCAACAAACTTATAAGGGAAGCGACCCACATTGCGATTACCTTGGGTACCGCTTGGGTCTATCGGCATATAAAAAGGGATATGTTCGTGGCCAATTGTCATAAAGTACCTCAAGGCGAATTTCAAAAAATTCTGCTCACAGAAAAGGACATAACAACCTCGCTTATCTCAACAGTCAATAATATCAAAGCCTTAAATCCGGAAGCACAGATTGTTTTCACCATTTCCCCCGTACGCCATTTAAAGGATGGTTTTGTTGAAAACCAACGAAGTAAATCGGTACTCATATCAGCCATTCACGCAACGCTTCAAGTTCCCCCTTTGGGGGCTAGGGGACTTTATTTTCCAAGCTACGAAATCATGATGGACGAACTTAGGGACTATCGATTTTATACTGCGGATATGATACACCCCAATGAAATTGCGATCGATTATATCTGGGAAAAATTTCGGAACGCTTGGATTTCCGATGAGGTTGAGGAAACGATGAACAAAGTGGAGGAAATTCAACGAAGTTTGTCCCATAGGCCTTTTGATGCCGAGTCGCCAGCACATCAAAAATTCCTGAAAACCCTCGGTCAAAAAATTGCGTATATTAAGGAGAGATATCCCTTTATGAATTTTGAAAGCACCTCTTCATGAAACGTTTTTTTGCAGGTATTCTGATTACTTTGGCCGTTGTTTTCATCTTTAGGTCCTGCAGGGACGAAAAGAGCTCCAAAGCTATTTTGGAAGAGAATTCCATGCTTATACAAAAACAAATTGAAAATGTTTCCAAGCTCATTGTTACAGAAGGTCACTTTGCGGAAGTGTACAACTATAGGGATTCAAAAGAGCTTTTTGGCCCTTTGCTTACCGCTGAAAAGAAAGCATTGGTCGTAGTAAATGCAGATGTGAGTATTTCCTATGACTTGAGTAAGGTTTCATTTGAAATGGACGAACCCAATAAAACCCTCAAAATAACAAGCATCCCGGAACCCGAAATTAAACTAAACCCCGATTTTGAATATTACGATGTTACCGCCGATTATTTAAATCAGTTCGATGCCGGGGATTACAACACCATAAAACGAAATGTGAGGAACTCCTTGCTCAAAAAAGTGGAAGCTTCCACGTTGCGGACCAATGCCAAGAACAGGTTGTTGAGCGAGCTTGAAAAATTTTATGTGCTAACGAATAGTTTGGGTTGGACCTTGGAGTATCAGGATACGAAAATTGAATTCGCAAACGATATCCCTATTTTACCCTAGCAAATTCCTTTTCCGTCAGCCCAATGCCGTCATCGATCAGATGGCCAAACTTCGGATTTTCCAATTTAACCGAATTCAAATGGGCCTTTATATCACTGGCAAAATCCAAATCCTGGTTTCCTACTGCCAGTTCATATAATTCCACAGAAAGCAGCCAATCCAAAGGATATTTCTCAGTAAGTACCTTAAAAACCTTATTCCTTGAAATGGTCGTGTTTTTGCCGTTTCTATAATCCCTAATTTGTTGGTAAAGATTTTCCAGTTCCCCATCTTTGGAACTTGTCGCTTTTGGATTGGAACTGCTTAGTTCATGGTCCAGCAGATCAAAGCTCTTTAAATCTGCAGGGCCATGAAAAGCGGAAACGATTCGCTCCCCAATGGCCATGTTGTAAAGGGAATCATTGGACTCGAATAAAACCTTTTCATTATACGTTACTTGACAGTTTTCAAAGGTAATCAGGATAATTTGTCCTTGCAGGTTTCGGGTACCGGTTACGATTTTACCGCTGATATTGATACCGCCTTCAAAGTCTAGAGAGACCTCATTTCCCTCATAAATATTATATGCCTTTAAATCCCTTGGGCTCATATCCTCTATGGCTAGATTGATTCCTTTTAACCTGCCAACAGGTGAACCAAAACCAGTAACGTGTTGATGAATGTCCTGACCTACCAATTCTTTTTCCCTGAATGCCAAGGCCGATTTTCCTTTGGTCTGAAAATAAATAGGTTCTCCATTGTGTGAAATGACACTTTCAAAATTACCTGATACCTGCAATCCTGTACTAAGTTCAATCGTACCTAAATCTTTTGAATCAATAAGTTTTTGTAGTCCGCTCAGGCCCCCGGTCCTAAGTGCCATCGTGTTGGCAAAATCCTCCAAAACCTGACTTAGAAAGGCAAAATCTGGTGTTACATATAGTTGGGGTTGAGGTTTTGTAATATCAAATGAGGTATGTGCCGCTTCGATGGAGTAAGGTACCTTTTTAACCTTGTCCGTCATACACCAGGCACTCTCCCCTATACTGGATAAAAGCCCTGCGCCATATATCTTTGGATTTTCCAAGCTGCCGATAAGCCCGTATTCCACGGTCCACCAATGCAGGTTCCGTATTAAGGCCATTTCACTGGGTTCACCCATATTTTGTTGGAGTTCGTCCACCCGTTTTTCCGCTTTCTCGATTTCTTTGCTCGTTGTTCCTTTTGCCTCCTTTATAATGGACAAATGCCTAACGGCCTGATAAAGTTCAAAATCCTTGGCGTTCGAGATGGCCTTGCTACCAATTTCCCCAAATCTTCTGAGGTAGGCCGCATATTCCGGATTGGCAATAATGGGAGCGTGTCCAGCGCCTTCATGGATGATATCCGGGGCAGGGGTGTATTCAATGTTTTCCAGTTGCCTGATGTCCGAGGCAATGACCAAAACATTATACGCCTGAAATTCCATAAAGGCTGCAGGAGGAATGAAGCCATCTACGGCCACTGCGGCCCATCCCAAATCCTTTAGAATCCTGTTCATTCCGTACATGTTGGGTATGCTATCTATGGAAATCCCGGTTTTTTTCAATCCCTGAGTATAGGAATCATGGGCTACCTTACTTAGGTAGTCCACATTCTTTCGCATTACATACCGCCAGACAGCTTGATTGATGGCCGTGTAGTGTTCATAATTTTGTGGCTTTATGTACTGCTTTAAATGTTTGGGCAGTTTGTCCAGTATGGGATTGCTTTCGTAGCTCATTTCTATATCCTTTAGGTAATTGTTTCGTAAACTAAGGTGTCTTATAAATTTAAGGATAATAGTCTATATTTCTATTAAAATTTAATTATAGGTAAATAATTCCTTCAAATTGTATATTTGATAGGAATTAGTGTTTTTATAGTAGTCTATTTAGGACAATAAAAGGAAAAAATAAAATGGAAAATTTGGACGAGGTTGACAGAAAGATTTTAAGAATATTGGAAAGGGATGCCAAAACTGTGGCCAAATCCATTGCCGATCAATTGGGAATGACCAAAACGCCTGTGTATGAGCGTATAAAACGGTTGGAATCAGACGGATTCATCAAAAATTACAAAGCGGTGCTGGATACGTCTAAAATTG
This genomic interval carries:
- a CDS encoding GSCFA domain-containing protein; translated protein: MKLQTQIPLSKANNPIDYYSKILMLGSCFSHNMGDKLAYFKFQILQNPFGILFHPLAIENLVQKAVDQFEYTERDIFQLYGRWHCYDAHSELSSGKKEELLIRLNSAVYETNKLIREATHIAITLGTAWVYRHIKRDMFVANCHKVPQGEFQKILLTEKDITTSLISTVNNIKALNPEAQIVFTISPVRHLKDGFVENQRSKSVLISAIHATLQVPPLGARGLYFPSYEIMMDELRDYRFYTADMIHPNEIAIDYIWEKFRNAWISDEVEETMNKVEEIQRSLSHRPFDAESPAHQKFLKTLGQKIAYIKERYPFMNFESTSS
- a CDS encoding DUF4230 domain-containing protein, producing MKRFFAGILITLAVVFIFRSCRDEKSSKAILEENSMLIQKQIENVSKLIVTEGHFAEVYNYRDSKELFGPLLTAEKKALVVVNADVSISYDLSKVSFEMDEPNKTLKITSIPEPEIKLNPDFEYYDVTADYLNQFDAGDYNTIKRNVRNSLLKKVEASTLRTNAKNRLLSELEKFYVLTNSLGWTLEYQDTKIEFANDIPILP
- a CDS encoding aromatic amino acid hydroxylase, producing MSYESNPILDKLPKHLKQYIKPQNYEHYTAINQAVWRYVMRKNVDYLSKVAHDSYTQGLKKTGISIDSIPNMYGMNRILKDLGWAAVAVDGFIPPAAFMEFQAYNVLVIASDIRQLENIEYTPAPDIIHEGAGHAPIIANPEYAAYLRRFGEIGSKAISNAKDFELYQAVRHLSIIKEAKGTTSKEIEKAEKRVDELQQNMGEPSEMALIRNLHWWTVEYGLIGSLENPKIYGAGLLSSIGESAWCMTDKVKKVPYSIEAAHTSFDITKPQPQLYVTPDFAFLSQVLEDFANTMALRTGGLSGLQKLIDSKDLGTIELSTGLQVSGNFESVISHNGEPIYFQTKGKSALAFREKELVGQDIHQHVTGFGSPVGRLKGINLAIEDMSPRDLKAYNIYEGNEVSLDFEGGINISGKIVTGTRNLQGQIILITFENCQVTYNEKVLFESNDSLYNMAIGERIVSAFHGPADLKSFDLLDHELSSSNPKATSSKDGELENLYQQIRDYRNGKNTTISRNKVFKVLTEKYPLDWLLSVELYELAVGNQDLDFASDIKAHLNSVKLENPKFGHLIDDGIGLTEKEFARVK